In the Drosophila biarmipes strain raj3 chromosome X, RU_DBia_V1.1, whole genome shotgun sequence genome, one interval contains:
- the LOC108023323 gene encoding uncharacterized protein LOC108023323: MRFCFFLCLLAMCSAFALPVDGTVGSIISILWPQKYPPGLTPVKMGLITAYALTPCTRERTPTTVAFRSRDECSEKCSGHCALCNATCIFGNRCVCGTDTYCVYDPNTSNLQPGALLPRICLPIENFKERK, from the exons ATGAGGT TTTGTTTCTTTCTGTGCCTTTTGGCCATGTGCTCCGCCTTTGCACTGCCTGTAGATGGCACCGTGGGTTCTATTATTTCCATTCTATGGCCGCAAAAGTATCCCCCTGGACTAACACCAGTAAAGATGGGATTGATCACCGCCTACGCCCTGACTCCCTGCACCCGAGAGCGAACTCCCACCACCGTCGCCTTCCGCTCGAGGGACGAATGCTCGGAGAAGTGCTCTGGACACTGTGCCCTTTGCAATGCCACCTGTATCTTTGGGAACCGATGTGTTTGCGGCACAGATACTTACTGCGTTTACGATCCGAATACGAGCAACCTTCAACCAGGAGCACTGCTACCAAGAATTTGCCTGCCCATTGAGAACTTCAAAGAACGCAAATGA